A region from the Solibacillus sp. FSL H8-0523 genome encodes:
- a CDS encoding RNA methyltransferase, whose protein sequence is MKKLFETQNQLTIKQFQQLLFDGAYTIEQIADQRYACHNEQFRILIEAKKIDVQYLYDSGFLVDCHTLQKLVIERIT, encoded by the coding sequence GTGAAAAAATTATTTGAAACGCAAAATCAGCTGACAATAAAGCAATTTCAGCAGTTACTATTTGATGGCGCTTATACAATTGAACAAATCGCCGATCAACGTTATGCATGTCACAACGAGCAATTTCGCATACTAATTGAAGCAAAGAAAATTGATGTCCAGTATTTATACGATTCCGGGTTTTTAGTGGATTGTCACACACTACAAAAACTTGTGATTGAACGGATTACGTGA
- a CDS encoding sporulation protein YqfD, whose amino-acid sequence MNRNVIIISTKHNAATSQLLQQLKAQRIPIRKLTFQKEQLTFEMDYHHLRALRRIRKRYQLKLKIRYKAPHKILQRNGVTLVGVLLLVIIPFVLAQFIWQVQTEAETIELEDTMDNYLKNEMELELPVYKGKFYSDNELRQQLMEQFRQFSWVHIMKQGGKVTISPQLAPKETPKMDQILNQHLIASNSGVITHFDIERGIRKVVPNMTVYKGDTLVSGVLMRDDEVFVVGAQGEVFADYWLETTFSIPKTIHMQVLDEVGWHVQVNWKQLGKSVEQLSIQPLKELITREPYRVFHEQTETISEQDIEKVILPLLHEKMIRSLPLKSTIKSEKLLHVYADDDTVKGKVLYLVNENIATPHPIHQGE is encoded by the coding sequence ATGAATCGTAATGTCATTATTATTTCGACAAAACATAATGCTGCCACATCGCAACTGTTACAACAGCTAAAAGCACAACGAATCCCTATTCGAAAATTGACTTTTCAAAAAGAGCAATTAACGTTTGAAATGGATTATCACCATTTACGGGCTTTACGTAGAATTCGTAAACGCTATCAACTGAAGCTGAAAATTCGCTACAAGGCACCTCATAAAATTCTTCAACGAAATGGCGTCACCCTTGTTGGGGTACTACTGTTAGTTATTATTCCGTTTGTCTTAGCACAATTTATTTGGCAAGTACAAACAGAGGCAGAGACCATTGAGCTAGAGGACACAATGGACAACTACTTGAAAAATGAAATGGAGTTAGAGCTACCCGTTTATAAGGGGAAATTTTATTCGGATAATGAATTGCGCCAGCAGTTAATGGAACAGTTTCGGCAATTTTCTTGGGTACATATTATGAAGCAGGGGGGGAAGGTGACCATTTCGCCACAATTAGCACCGAAAGAAACGCCAAAAATGGACCAAATTTTAAATCAACATTTAATTGCTTCAAATAGTGGGGTCATTACCCATTTTGACATTGAGCGTGGTATAAGGAAAGTCGTACCGAATATGACAGTATATAAGGGAGATACGCTTGTATCAGGCGTACTAATGCGCGATGATGAAGTATTTGTTGTAGGGGCGCAGGGTGAAGTGTTTGCCGATTACTGGCTTGAAACCACTTTTTCCATTCCAAAAACGATTCACATGCAGGTGTTAGATGAGGTTGGCTGGCATGTGCAGGTGAATTGGAAGCAACTAGGTAAAAGCGTCGAGCAACTGTCGATTCAACCGTTAAAGGAGCTCATTACACGCGAGCCTTACCGCGTATTTCATGAACAAACGGAAACAATCAGTGAACAGGATATTGAAAAAGTAATTTTGCCATTATTACATGAAAAAATGATTCGTTCATTGCCACTGAAATCGACTATTAAATCGGAAAAACTTTTGCACGTCTACGCCGATGATGATACAGTAAAGGGGAAAGTCCTATATTTGGTAAATGAAAACATTGCAACACCACATCCAATTCATCAAGGAGAATGA
- a CDS encoding PhoH family protein produces the protein MSQNYIELQIDNPNEAVMLLGMSDANITLIEETYGIQIITRGEVIQIAGGQVENKKHAYDVLAALLKVIRKNINIDQRDVATAIEMANKGTIEYYAELYDEEIARNTKGKPIRAKTIGQREYIRAIRHKDLIFGIGPAGTGKTYLAVVMATQALKNGHVKRIILTRPAVEAGESLGFLPGDLKEKVDPYLRPLYDALHDIYGQEQTQRLIERGTIEIAPLAYMRGRTLDDAFVILDEAQNTTHQQMKMFLTRLGFGSKMVITGDKTQIDLPKNRESGLIIAERTLKYVKDIHFQILEQGDVVRHPLVARVIQAYTEQEL, from the coding sequence ATGTCACAAAACTATATCGAGCTTCAAATCGACAATCCCAATGAAGCGGTCATGCTGTTAGGAATGTCAGATGCAAATATAACATTAATCGAAGAAACGTATGGGATTCAAATTATCACGCGTGGTGAAGTCATTCAAATCGCGGGTGGACAGGTAGAAAACAAAAAGCATGCCTATGACGTATTAGCAGCGCTGTTAAAGGTCATTCGTAAAAACATTAATATTGATCAACGAGATGTCGCAACAGCAATTGAAATGGCCAATAAAGGCACAATTGAGTATTATGCAGAACTGTATGATGAAGAGATTGCACGTAATACGAAAGGCAAGCCAATTCGAGCGAAAACAATCGGACAACGTGAGTATATCCGAGCGATTCGTCACAAGGATTTAATTTTTGGTATTGGTCCAGCGGGTACGGGGAAAACGTATTTAGCGGTTGTGATGGCAACGCAAGCCTTAAAAAATGGTCATGTGAAGCGTATTATTTTAACGCGTCCTGCAGTTGAAGCAGGGGAGTCTCTAGGATTTTTACCAGGGGATTTAAAGGAAAAGGTCGATCCGTATTTACGCCCGTTATACGACGCCCTGCACGATATTTACGGGCAGGAGCAAACACAGCGTCTTATTGAACGTGGCACGATTGAAATTGCACCACTTGCCTACATGCGCGGCCGTACATTAGACGATGCATTCGTTATTTTAGATGAAGCACAAAACACAACACATCAGCAAATGAAGATGTTTTTAACGCGCTTAGGCTTTGGCTCAAAAATGGTCATTACAGGGGATAAAACGCAAATTGACTTACCGAAAAACAGGGAGTCAGGTCTGATTATCGCAGAACGCACGTTAAAATATGTGAAGGATATCCACTTCCAAATTTTAGAACAAGGCGATGTAGTGAGACACCCATTAGTAGCCAGAGTTATTCAAGCTTATACAGAACAAGAATTATAA
- a CDS encoding HDIG domain-containing metalloprotein has product MKEKVNKLIQLISFRTLLIVVLAIAGILQFSLMVDNVRGVTYDIQLTELSPETIRSAKTIEDTAKTEIDKEHAVEIIEPVYVFKEDIPSHRATFVTTIFDIALEVKKDVNEDGENSLAKQTDRLREDLKTIVENQQSLTISDAQLHNLLAASKEQLEQARDALATLVEVNLNRPLRKENLVTNRNELEMKIRQQPAISENLMSVAVSIGRAAVVETEILDEEKTAVAKQQARDAVEPTRILQGQIIVQEGEVITREIYRQLELLAMLDNKVSIKPIIGLVFLILLQMAFLFVLFDRSKKDLSKKRKDLFVTLIVYTIALVTMKLIGLIAANFDVMLAFVYPTAMATMLVRILASEKAASIVTVLTAASAGIIFHEGYAAVLQMDAALYILFGGFAALIFMRSFEKRSDILHAVWIVTLVNVVFIAFYLLMSQSGFGFKEISFYLAAAVISGLLSGALTMGLLPYFESAFGLLSTMRLIELSNPNHPLFKKILTETPGTYHHSIMVANLAEAACEAIGADGLLARVGCYYHDVGKTRRPLFFIENQMGTNPHDSLPAESSAEIIIAHTTDGAELLRKHKMPQEIIDICLQHHGTSLLKYFLFKAKEEGKQLDEVVFRYPGPKPQTKEAAIISVADSVEAAVRSMKEPNAEKIQKLVQSIIQDRVQDDQFDECDISLKELKTIEDVLCETLNGTFHSRIEYPK; this is encoded by the coding sequence ATGAAAGAAAAAGTAAACAAGCTCATCCAATTAATTAGCTTTCGAACATTGTTAATTGTTGTACTGGCGATTGCAGGCATTTTGCAATTTTCGTTGATGGTTGATAATGTCCGTGGTGTTACATATGATATTCAGCTTACTGAATTATCACCAGAAACGATTCGCTCTGCGAAGACAATTGAGGATACGGCAAAAACTGAAATTGATAAGGAACATGCGGTAGAGATTATTGAGCCGGTTTATGTTTTTAAAGAGGATATTCCTAGTCATCGTGCCACATTTGTGACGACGATTTTTGATATTGCATTAGAAGTAAAAAAAGATGTAAATGAAGATGGCGAGAATTCGTTAGCGAAGCAAACGGATCGATTACGTGAGGATTTAAAAACCATTGTAGAAAATCAGCAATCACTAACGATCTCAGATGCGCAACTTCATAATTTATTAGCCGCATCGAAAGAGCAATTAGAACAGGCACGTGATGCACTGGCTACTTTAGTCGAAGTGAATTTAAACCGCCCGTTACGTAAAGAGAATTTAGTGACAAATCGTAACGAATTAGAAATGAAAATTCGTCAGCAACCGGCTATCTCAGAAAATCTGATGAGTGTGGCGGTAAGTATTGGACGCGCGGCGGTAGTTGAAACAGAAATATTAGATGAGGAAAAAACCGCTGTTGCCAAGCAGCAGGCTCGAGATGCGGTAGAACCGACGCGTATTTTACAAGGGCAAATCATCGTGCAAGAAGGTGAAGTCATTACACGCGAAATTTATCGTCAGTTAGAGCTTTTAGCGATGCTTGACAATAAAGTATCGATTAAGCCGATTATTGGTTTAGTGTTTTTAATTTTATTGCAGATGGCCTTTTTATTCGTGTTATTTGATCGTTCGAAAAAGGACCTATCAAAAAAACGGAAAGATTTATTTGTAACACTTATTGTCTATACGATCGCACTTGTAACGATGAAACTCATTGGGTTAATCGCAGCAAACTTTGATGTGATGCTGGCATTTGTCTATCCAACAGCGATGGCGACGATGCTTGTGCGTATTTTAGCAAGCGAAAAAGCAGCGAGTATTGTGACGGTATTAACCGCAGCATCAGCAGGAATTATTTTCCACGAGGGCTATGCAGCTGTACTACAAATGGATGCAGCGCTTTATATTTTATTTGGTGGCTTTGCGGCTTTAATCTTTATGCGTAGCTTTGAAAAGCGTTCAGATATTTTACATGCAGTTTGGATAGTTACATTAGTCAATGTGGTGTTCATTGCATTTTATTTACTGATGTCGCAATCTGGCTTTGGCTTTAAAGAAATCTCATTTTATCTTGCAGCCGCTGTGATTTCTGGGTTATTATCAGGAGCACTGACGATGGGGCTATTGCCATACTTTGAATCGGCCTTTGGTTTACTGTCGACGATGCGTTTAATCGAATTGTCGAACCCGAACCATCCGCTATTCAAAAAAATTCTAACGGAAACACCAGGCACCTACCATCATAGTATTATGGTGGCGAATTTAGCGGAGGCCGCATGTGAGGCAATTGGTGCGGATGGCTTGCTTGCGCGCGTAGGTTGCTATTATCATGATGTAGGGAAAACGCGTAGACCGCTATTTTTCATCGAGAACCAAATGGGCACCAACCCACATGATTCCTTGCCGGCTGAAAGTAGCGCGGAAATTATTATTGCGCATACAACAGACGGTGCAGAATTACTTCGTAAGCACAAAATGCCGCAAGAAATTATCGATATTTGCTTGCAACATCACGGGACAAGCTTATTGAAGTACTTCCTGTTTAAAGCAAAAGAAGAAGGGAAACAATTGGATGAGGTCGTTTTCCGTTACCCTGGTCCGAAGCCGCAAACAAAGGAAGCGGCCATAATTAGTGTCGCAGATAGTGTGGAAGCAGCCGTGCGCTCGATGAAGGAGCCAAACGCTGAAAAAATTCAAAAGCTTGTGCAGTCAATTATTCAAGATCGTGTACAAGATGATCAGTTTGATGAATGTGATATTTCGTTAAAAGAGTTAAAAACGATTGAAGATGTATTATGTGAAACTTTGAATGGGACGTTCCACTCGCGTATTGAATATCCAAAGTAG
- the ybeY gene encoding rRNA maturation RNase YbeY, with amino-acid sequence MLLIDFLDETNEVQDAHLELVEKLLQHAAQVEGIEDGSEVSITFVTNEAIHEINREYRDKDQPTDVISFALEEMGEGEVQIIGEGIPRILGDIIISTDRTREQAEEFGHTFERELGFLAVHGFLHLLGYDHMVSEDEKVMFGKQDEILLSYGLGRDTNERA; translated from the coding sequence ATGTTATTAATTGATTTTTTAGATGAAACAAATGAAGTACAAGATGCCCATCTTGAATTAGTAGAAAAATTATTACAGCATGCGGCACAGGTTGAAGGAATCGAGGATGGTTCTGAAGTGTCAATTACCTTTGTGACAAACGAGGCGATTCACGAAATTAACCGTGAATACCGCGACAAAGACCAACCAACAGATGTCATTTCGTTTGCGTTAGAGGAAATGGGCGAAGGTGAAGTACAAATTATCGGCGAAGGCATTCCACGTATTTTAGGCGATATTATTATTTCAACAGACCGTACTCGTGAACAAGCCGAAGAGTTTGGCCATACGTTTGAGCGTGAATTAGGCTTTTTAGCCGTACATGGCTTCCTACACTTATTAGGTTATGATCATATGGTATCTGAAGATGAAAAAGTGATGTTTGGAAAACAAGATGAAATTCTATTATCTTACGGCTTAGGTCGTGACACAAATGAACGCGCGTAA
- a CDS encoding diacylglycerol kinase family protein, translating into MNARKFLKSFRYAVEGILTATMEQNLRFHILSAVIVVLAGLLTGLSTTEWFMITIVIALVIGAELFNSAIERVVDLASPEIHPLAKQAKDIAAGAVLVFAVASVIIGLLIFLPKWF; encoded by the coding sequence ATGAACGCGCGTAAATTTTTAAAATCGTTTCGCTATGCCGTTGAAGGGATTTTAACGGCAACAATGGAACAAAATTTACGCTTTCATATACTGAGTGCGGTTATCGTTGTGCTAGCGGGTTTATTGACGGGGTTAAGCACAACGGAGTGGTTTATGATAACAATCGTGATCGCGCTTGTGATAGGCGCGGAGCTTTTTAATAGTGCGATTGAGCGGGTAGTAGACCTGGCTTCACCTGAAATTCATCCACTTGCAAAGCAGGCAAAAGACATCGCAGCCGGAGCTGTACTTGTTTTTGCTGTGGCAAGTGTTATAATCGGACTACTCATATTTTTACCGAAATGGTTTTAA
- a CDS encoding cytidine deaminase: protein MTMEQLLEQSKLAREFAYVPYSKFKVGAALLAEDGTVYQGCNIENAGYSMTNCAERTAFFKAVSEGNVKFKALAVVADTPGPCSPCGACRQVMSEFCAPDMPVYLTNMNGDVQQTTVGELIPGAFTTEDMKNAGK, encoded by the coding sequence ATGACTATGGAGCAATTACTTGAGCAATCAAAATTAGCGCGTGAATTTGCATATGTGCCGTATTCGAAATTTAAAGTAGGTGCAGCGTTACTTGCTGAAGATGGAACGGTTTACCAAGGTTGTAATATCGAAAATGCAGGGTATAGTATGACAAACTGCGCCGAACGTACAGCTTTTTTTAAGGCGGTTTCAGAAGGCAATGTGAAGTTTAAAGCACTTGCGGTAGTAGCAGACACACCGGGCCCATGCTCGCCGTGTGGGGCTTGCCGTCAAGTAATGAGTGAATTTTGCGCACCAGACATGCCCGTTTATTTAACGAACATGAACGGTGACGTACAACAAACAACTGTAGGCGAGCTCATTCCGGGCGCGTTTACAACGGAGGATATGAAAAATGCAGGAAAATAA
- the era gene encoding GTPase Era has translation MQENKGYKSGFVSIVGRPNVGKSTFLNRVIGQKIAIMSDKPQTTRNKVQGVLTQDNSQTIFIDTPGIHKPKHKLGEFMLKTSRNALKEVDVIMFMVNAEQAIGKGDEFIIELLEGNKTPVFLIINKIDLIHPDALGKIISSYKDKFDFAEIIPISALQGNNVENLLTTIEKYLPEGPQYYPADQVTDHPERFIISELVREKVLHLTREEIPHSIAVVIDRIKPHEEKEHMIHVQATIMVERDSQKGIVIGKRGALLKEVGVQARKDIEMLLGSKVYLELWVKVQKDWRNKQTHLRDFGFREDDY, from the coding sequence ATGCAGGAAAATAAAGGATACAAATCGGGCTTCGTCTCGATTGTAGGTCGACCAAATGTCGGCAAATCAACATTCTTAAACCGTGTAATCGGTCAAAAGATTGCGATTATGTCAGACAAACCACAAACAACACGTAACAAAGTTCAAGGTGTATTAACACAAGACAATTCACAAACAATTTTCATCGATACACCAGGGATTCACAAACCGAAGCACAAGCTAGGCGAATTCATGTTAAAAACATCACGTAACGCATTAAAAGAAGTTGACGTGATTATGTTCATGGTTAATGCAGAGCAAGCAATCGGTAAAGGTGACGAGTTCATCATTGAGCTATTAGAAGGTAATAAAACACCAGTATTTTTAATCATCAACAAAATCGATTTAATTCACCCAGATGCATTAGGTAAGATTATTTCATCTTATAAAGACAAATTTGATTTTGCAGAAATTATTCCGATTTCCGCATTACAAGGCAATAACGTCGAAAACTTATTAACAACAATTGAAAAATACTTACCTGAAGGGCCACAATACTACCCAGCAGACCAAGTAACGGATCACCCAGAGCGCTTCATCATCTCTGAGTTAGTTCGTGAAAAAGTATTACACCTTACACGTGAAGAAATTCCACACTCAATCGCGGTTGTTATCGACCGTATTAAGCCACATGAAGAAAAAGAACATATGATTCATGTACAAGCAACAATTATGGTAGAGCGTGATTCACAAAAAGGCATCGTTATTGGTAAACGTGGTGCATTACTGAAAGAGGTAGGCGTACAGGCACGTAAAGATATCGAAATGCTACTTGGTTCAAAAGTATATTTAGAGCTTTGGGTTAAAGTTCAAAAAGACTGGCGCAACAAGCAAACGCATTTACGTGATTTCGGCTTTAGAGAAGACGACTATTGA
- a CDS encoding CapA family protein, with the protein MSKLNQTLLGMWIISLAVLVFVVMNLDNESEIHVVEGQMNHTVENATNNTSKAPTQVAEPEIVIEPEPEPEPEPEPVNKKETVRLAMIGDVLLHYRLAQYKDFTSSFASVAPLMQSYDYLIANQESPPVGNKYALSGYPQFSSPPHILRDIQQAGVDLVTIANNHTVDKGEGGIRTFFENLDAQNMPYVGAYKNQEDKNVHRIIELGSIKIGMLAYTYGTNGLYLPKGSPFIINYIDESRIKADVEAIRNEVDVLAVSMHWGSEYVYGENDYQRHYAKVLNDAGADIVFGTHPHVLQPYKKWVSEAQHETHVFYSLGNFFSTILTVPNSMIGGIASMEITKEGDNVTIGSPRLDATSVLKDADGIYRVYPLKDVEARSVKNLEWVKKVVGSEVSVY; encoded by the coding sequence TTGAGTAAGTTGAATCAAACTTTATTAGGAATGTGGATTATTTCACTTGCTGTTTTAGTATTTGTTGTCATGAATTTAGATAATGAGTCAGAAATACATGTAGTAGAAGGGCAAATGAATCATACAGTTGAGAACGCAACTAACAATACATCAAAAGCTCCTACTCAAGTTGCGGAACCAGAAATAGTTATTGAACCGGAGCCAGAACCGGAGCCAGAACCAGAACCAGTGAACAAAAAAGAAACGGTACGTCTTGCGATGATTGGTGATGTCCTACTGCATTATCGATTGGCACAGTATAAGGATTTTACTTCGTCATTTGCATCGGTAGCACCGCTTATGCAAAGCTATGATTATTTAATTGCCAACCAAGAATCGCCACCTGTAGGCAATAAATATGCGCTAAGTGGTTATCCACAATTTTCGAGTCCACCGCATATTTTACGCGATATTCAACAGGCTGGAGTCGACCTAGTAACGATTGCGAATAATCATACGGTCGATAAAGGAGAGGGTGGTATCCGGACATTTTTTGAGAATCTAGATGCGCAAAATATGCCTTATGTTGGCGCGTATAAAAATCAAGAGGACAAAAATGTTCATCGCATCATTGAACTGGGCTCTATCAAGATTGGTATGCTAGCGTATACATATGGAACAAATGGTTTGTATTTACCGAAAGGCTCACCGTTTATCATAAATTATATTGATGAATCGAGAATAAAAGCGGATGTTGAGGCTATTCGTAATGAGGTCGATGTACTCGCTGTGTCAATGCACTGGGGGTCAGAATATGTGTATGGAGAAAATGACTACCAGCGTCATTATGCAAAAGTATTAAATGATGCTGGTGCGGATATAGTGTTTGGTACACATCCGCATGTGTTGCAGCCGTATAAAAAATGGGTAAGCGAGGCGCAGCATGAAACGCATGTCTTTTATTCGTTAGGTAATTTTTTCTCAACGATTTTAACGGTACCCAACTCAATGATTGGCGGTATCGCGAGTATGGAGATCACAAAAGAGGGTGACAATGTGACAATTGGTAGCCCGAGATTAGATGCAACGTCTGTTTTAAAGGATGCGGATGGTATATACCGGGTGTATCCACTAAAGGATGTAGAGGCGCGTTCTGTGAAAAATTTAGAATGGGTGAAGAAGGTTGTTGGCTCTGAAGTAAGTGTTTATTAA
- the recO gene encoding DNA repair protein RecO, which translates to MLHKWEGIILKARAYGESNKIVTLMTREAGKVACMARGAKKPTSRLAGVTQPFVHGSFLVQRTTGMGTLQQGEHFNTMRHIQTDIMATAYASYVVELVDRLTEESGPEPHAFEVLLQGLNAIEEGHDPEAIALFVDWKMLPYAGVQPILHACAGCGAVDGEFAFSFPQGGFLCHRCFGLDPYIIRLSPTQLKLIRMFYTVPIEQVGKMELKPQTKQFIKKIVTTIYEEQTGIRLKSRNFIEQLERTPLMQRAPKKEE; encoded by the coding sequence ATGCTACATAAATGGGAAGGCATCATTTTAAAAGCGCGTGCTTACGGTGAATCAAATAAAATTGTAACGTTAATGACGAGAGAAGCGGGGAAAGTCGCATGTATGGCGCGTGGGGCGAAAAAGCCAACGAGCCGTTTAGCGGGTGTCACGCAGCCATTTGTGCACGGCTCGTTTTTAGTACAGCGAACAACAGGTATGGGGACGCTTCAGCAAGGCGAGCATTTCAATACGATGCGTCATATTCAAACGGATATTATGGCGACCGCTTATGCGAGCTATGTTGTCGAACTTGTTGACCGTTTGACGGAAGAAAGTGGTCCGGAACCGCATGCGTTTGAGGTGTTATTGCAGGGGTTAAATGCCATTGAAGAAGGGCATGACCCCGAGGCAATTGCGCTGTTTGTTGATTGGAAAATGCTCCCGTATGCAGGGGTGCAGCCAATTTTACATGCGTGCGCGGGCTGTGGTGCAGTCGACGGGGAATTTGCATTTTCTTTTCCGCAAGGTGGTTTTTTATGTCATCGCTGCTTCGGCTTAGATCCATACATTATCCGTTTATCGCCTACACAATTAAAGCTCATTCGTATGTTTTATACCGTACCGATTGAACAGGTCGGTAAAATGGAATTAAAGCCTCAAACGAAGCAATTTATAAAAAAAATTGTCACGACGATTTATGAGGAACAAACGGGAATCCGTTTAAAATCGCGGAACTTTATTGAGCAATTAGAACGTACACCGCTCATGCAACGAGCACCGAAAAAAGAAGAATAA
- a CDS encoding MBL fold metallo-hydrolase, with protein sequence MIQFQNEHMKVFQSVLYQTTSVVIQTQKAIIVTDPNWLPSEVETIKAYIEKNLGTRQLYIIYTHSDFDHIIAAGAFPYALTIASEAFVNRADQETVLEEIRNFDAQYYVTRDYPVHYPEIDIVICEDGQQVMLGDTLCRFYFAPGHTDDGVFTIVEPLGIFLAGDYLSDVEFPFISDYKAYVATLEKAQQLVERFDVRVLVPGHGQTTTQRHELETRIAESQRYLLDLKQGIDQEQMLTKRYPYYRSLKDMHEANKKAL encoded by the coding sequence ATGATTCAGTTTCAAAATGAGCACATGAAGGTGTTTCAAAGTGTGCTATATCAAACAACGTCAGTAGTCATTCAGACGCAAAAAGCAATTATTGTGACGGATCCCAATTGGCTACCGTCAGAAGTAGAAACGATTAAAGCCTATATTGAAAAGAACCTTGGCACAAGACAGCTCTATATCATTTATACGCATAGTGATTTTGATCATATAATTGCCGCTGGAGCATTTCCATATGCGCTTACCATTGCAAGTGAGGCGTTTGTGAATCGCGCAGATCAGGAAACGGTGCTCGAGGAAATTCGTAACTTTGATGCACAGTATTATGTGACAAGAGATTACCCGGTACATTATCCCGAGATTGATATTGTTATTTGTGAAGATGGGCAGCAGGTAATGCTAGGAGATACGCTTTGCCGTTTTTATTTCGCGCCGGGACATACTGATGATGGGGTTTTTACGATTGTTGAGCCACTTGGAATTTTCCTTGCGGGTGATTATTTATCAGATGTGGAATTTCCGTTTATAAGTGATTACAAGGCTTATGTAGCAACACTAGAAAAGGCACAGCAGCTAGTCGAGCGCTTTGACGTACGCGTGTTAGTACCAGGACATGGGCAAACGACAACACAACGTCATGAGCTGGAAACGCGCATAGCCGAATCGCAGCGCTATTTGCTTGATTTAAAGCAAGGGATTGATCAAGAGCAAATGTTAACAAAACGTTATCCATATTATCGCTCGTTAAAAGACATGCATGAGGCCAATAAAAAAGCGCTGTAA
- a CDS encoding EcsC family protein has product METTQELQHYLADIQKWEKDQKGLWFWEKLGRIPFKILDKLTPKFVQEKIALFIDELVSYIQTGGKYLVSQESMLRHIQKQTLHNVASLEDIQQMPLRDMVELSEKLQKSRANLATVQGASTGFGGIFTLAIDIPVILGIALKTLQEIALIHGYDPNEKQERIFIVKCIQFASSDIVGKEQILNELTKSFENPTASENMMSQLKGWQEVFYTYRDNFGMKKLFQMIPIAGMIFGAIINKSMIEDIAEAGMMLYRKRRVLERLQEKSL; this is encoded by the coding sequence ATGGAAACAACACAAGAGCTACAGCATTATTTAGCAGACATTCAAAAATGGGAAAAAGATCAAAAGGGCCTGTGGTTTTGGGAAAAGCTTGGTCGCATTCCATTTAAAATACTCGATAAATTAACACCTAAATTTGTACAAGAAAAAATTGCCTTATTCATCGATGAACTGGTGAGTTATATTCAAACCGGCGGCAAGTATTTAGTAAGCCAAGAGTCCATGCTACGTCATATCCAAAAACAGACGTTACATAATGTAGCGTCACTTGAAGACATTCAGCAAATGCCGCTTCGGGATATGGTCGAGCTTAGTGAAAAACTGCAAAAAAGCCGCGCGAATCTGGCAACCGTACAAGGGGCATCTACAGGGTTTGGTGGCATTTTCACACTGGCAATCGATATTCCCGTAATATTAGGCATAGCATTGAAAACGTTACAAGAAATCGCGCTCATTCACGGCTACGATCCAAATGAAAAACAAGAACGGATTTTTATCGTCAAATGCATTCAATTTGCCTCCTCGGATATTGTCGGCAAAGAGCAAATTTTAAACGAGCTGACAAAAAGCTTTGAAAATCCAACAGCAAGTGAAAATATGATGTCACAGCTAAAAGGTTGGCAGGAGGTATTTTACACATACCGGGACAATTTCGGCATGAAAAAGCTGTTCCAAATGATTCCGATTGCTGGCATGATTTTCGGCGCAATCATTAACAAATCCATGATTGAAGATATCGCAGAAGCAGGTATGATGCTATATCGTAAGCGACGTGTGCTAGAACGACTTCAAGAAAAATCCCTATAA